From one Pedobacter faecalis genomic stretch:
- the rdgB gene encoding RdgB/HAM1 family non-canonical purine NTP pyrophosphatase, which translates to MPKLVFATNNQYKVQEVQHLLQGLYTVLSLSDIGCNEDIPETGSTFAENAALKTAYVSGKLGLDCFADDSGLEIAALNDEPGIYSARYSGTRDDQTNIELVLEKMKGMVDRRARFKTVISLKLGAHDYLFEGVINGRIREVAAGSQGFGYDPIFEPEGYSHTFAEMSVSEKNSISHRAQAMQKLIAFLKGA; encoded by the coding sequence ATACCAAAACTGGTTTTTGCAACCAACAATCAATACAAAGTGCAGGAAGTACAGCACCTGCTTCAAGGGCTATATACCGTGCTAAGTTTAAGCGATATCGGCTGTAACGAAGATATTCCCGAAACGGGCAGCACTTTTGCGGAAAACGCAGCACTCAAAACTGCCTATGTTTCCGGTAAGCTGGGGCTCGACTGCTTTGCGGATGACAGCGGACTGGAAATAGCCGCGCTGAATGACGAACCGGGCATTTATTCGGCAAGGTATTCCGGCACGCGTGACGACCAGACGAACATTGAACTTGTGCTCGAAAAGATGAAGGGGATGGTCGACCGCCGCGCACGGTTTAAAACGGTGATTTCCTTAAAGCTGGGTGCCCACGATTACCTGTTTGAAGGCGTCATCAACGGACGGATCAGAGAGGTTGCGGCAGGTTCACAGGGTTTTGGTTACGATCCCATCTTTGAACCGGAAGGATATAGTCACACCTTCGCTGAAATGTCCGTGTCGGAGAAGAACTCGATCAGTCACCGTGCACAGGCCATGCAAAAACTTATTGCTTTTTTAAAGGGGGCTTAG
- a CDS encoding peptidylprolyl isomerase, producing the protein MKRSFFIMSTLVGLFFQGFAQDKSVDKVVAVLGSNIILLSDLNQQYAQYLHSGNPDDPRVKCMFLQQMLTQKLLKQQAEIDSVYVEEGMVDEEVDKRMRAMINRAGGEERLEQFLNRSVLQYKDEIRPEIREQLISMKMQQKITENVNVTPLEVKKYFDSYPKDSLPDIPTEFEVGEIVLKPKLTREEKQRFYDKIDALRLRVKSGEDFGFLARTYSEDTGSASDGGDLGFFDRKRMVKEFTAWAFKLKAGEMSPVFESEHGYHILQVIERRGEQVRARHILVRPQITPESMERTRLHADTIFKNIVNKVIPFSAAASRYSDNKESQYNGGMLLYADDVTARTTFIPADKLDPKVFLVVDTMKVGSYSAPVRFTEPDGTESYKILYLKSKIPPHKGNLEQDYTKFKERAQQDKINRTLSEWFEKRRESMFIKIDEEYAGCDELKIWTRGVTATK; encoded by the coding sequence ATGAAGAGATCTTTTTTTATAATGAGTACGCTGGTCGGCCTGTTTTTTCAGGGCTTTGCGCAGGACAAAAGCGTAGATAAGGTTGTGGCGGTACTTGGCAGTAACATCATTCTTTTATCCGACCTCAATCAGCAATATGCCCAGTATTTACATTCCGGGAATCCGGACGATCCACGGGTCAAATGCATGTTTCTGCAACAGATGCTTACGCAGAAATTACTGAAACAACAGGCGGAGATCGACTCGGTATACGTTGAGGAAGGTATGGTTGACGAAGAGGTTGACAAACGTATGCGTGCCATGATCAACAGGGCCGGGGGTGAAGAAAGACTGGAACAGTTCCTGAACCGCTCGGTACTTCAGTATAAGGACGAGATCAGACCGGAGATCAGGGAGCAGCTTATCTCGATGAAGATGCAGCAGAAGATCACGGAGAATGTGAACGTCACCCCGCTTGAGGTTAAAAAATACTTTGACAGCTATCCGAAGGACAGCTTACCTGATATTCCTACAGAGTTTGAAGTTGGGGAAATTGTGCTGAAACCAAAGCTGACCCGGGAGGAAAAGCAGCGCTTCTATGACAAAATCGATGCCCTTCGTCTTAGGGTTAAAAGCGGAGAGGACTTCGGCTTTCTTGCAAGAACCTATTCGGAAGATACCGGATCAGCGTCTGACGGCGGTGACCTTGGCTTCTTCGACCGGAAAAGGATGGTAAAAGAGTTTACGGCATGGGCTTTTAAACTGAAAGCCGGTGAGATGTCGCCCGTTTTTGAATCAGAGCACGGTTACCATATCCTGCAGGTTATTGAACGTCGTGGTGAACAGGTGCGTGCGAGACATATCCTGGTAAGACCACAGATTACGCCCGAGAGCATGGAGCGTACCAGGCTTCACGCCGATACGATTTTCAAGAATATCGTCAACAAAGTAATCCCGTTCTCTGCAGCTGCTTCACGCTATTCAGACAATAAAGAATCTCAATACAATGGCGGTATGCTGCTTTATGCAGATGATGTGACTGCGCGCACCACGTTTATTCCTGCTGACAAGCTGGATCCAAAAGTATTCCTGGTTGTAGACACCATGAAGGTGGGATCTTATTCTGCCCCGGTCCGTTTTACGGAACCTGACGGAACGGAGAGCTACAAAATCCTGTATTTGAAGTCAAAAATCCCGCCGCACAAAGGCAACCTTGAACAGGACTACACCAAGTTTAAGGAGCGTGCACAACAAGACAAGATCAACCGTACGCTGAGCGAATGGTTTGAAAAAAGAAGGGAAAGCATGTTCATCAAGATCGATGAGGAATATGCCGGTTGCGACGAACTGAAGATCTGGACAAGGGGTGTGACAGCGACGAAATAG
- a CDS encoding glycerophosphodiester phosphodiesterase family protein, with amino-acid sequence MKTNSLIILLAFLLNVHASGQKVDLQGNRGARGIMPENTIEGMLRALDLGVTTLVMSVVITRDKQVVLSQEPYFNHEFSLRPDGKPISLKEQKDLNIYKMDYAEVSKFDIGSKIHPRFPAQQKYRAHKPLLSETVDAVEAYAKKRKLKKPAYSIEIKTIPKGDKEFHPEPDEFADLVMNVVNEQKIAKRATLQSFDTRVLQYLHSAYPKIRTGLLVDEKVDFEASLAELGFTPAVYSPYHVLVGKGLIDRCHKAGVKVIPWTVNSAKDMAYLLGLGVDGLVTDYPNLYATLDGR; translated from the coding sequence ATGAAAACAAATTCCCTGATCATTCTCCTGGCATTTCTGTTGAATGTCCATGCGTCGGGCCAGAAGGTCGACCTGCAGGGCAACCGTGGTGCCAGGGGAATTATGCCCGAAAATACCATTGAAGGTATGCTGCGGGCGCTCGACCTTGGCGTCACGACCCTGGTGATGAGTGTGGTGATCACCAGGGACAAGCAGGTGGTCCTTTCGCAGGAGCCCTACTTTAATCACGAGTTTTCACTCAGGCCCGACGGTAAACCGATCAGCCTGAAAGAGCAGAAGGACTTGAACATCTATAAGATGGATTACGCTGAGGTCAGCAAGTTTGACATCGGAAGTAAGATCCACCCACGCTTTCCGGCGCAGCAGAAATACCGGGCCCATAAGCCGCTTCTCAGCGAAACTGTTGATGCTGTAGAGGCTTATGCAAAGAAAAGGAAACTCAAAAAGCCTGCTTACAGTATAGAGATCAAAACGATCCCTAAGGGCGATAAGGAGTTTCATCCCGAGCCGGATGAGTTTGCTGATCTGGTGATGAATGTCGTGAACGAACAGAAGATCGCTAAGCGTGCTACCCTGCAGTCGTTTGATACCCGTGTGCTGCAGTACCTGCACAGCGCCTATCCAAAGATCCGTACGGGGCTGTTGGTCGACGAAAAAGTTGATTTTGAAGCGAGCCTTGCAGAGCTGGGTTTTACTCCCGCGGTATATAGTCCATACCATGTGCTGGTGGGTAAAGGACTCATAGATCGCTGCCACAAAGCCGGCGTAAAGGTTATTCCGTGGACAGTTAATTCCGCTAAGGACATGGCTTACCTGCTTGGTCTGGGTGTAGACGGGCTGGTTACCGACTATCCAAACCTGTACGCAACGCTGGACGGCCGCTAA
- the bshA gene encoding N-acetyl-alpha-D-glucosaminyl L-malate synthase BshA translates to MKIGIVCYPTFGGSGVVATELGKALAGEGHQVHFITYSQPARLDFFSANLFYHEVSVRDYPLFDYAPYESALASKLVDVVRFENLDILHVHYAIPHASAAFMAKQILETYGINIPIVTTLHGTDITLVGKDPTYKPVVTFSINKSDGVTAVSQSLKDDTHQHFEINTEIRVIHNFIDFSRFSLKPKDHFKKAIAPNNERILIHTSNFRKVKRTADVIRMFEKILAKVPSKLLMVGDGPERAYDEQLCRSLNIGEHVRFLGKQDAIEEILSVSDLFLMPSESESFGLAALEALACKVPAITSNAGGLPELNIDGYCGYMSSVGDVDDMAAKAISILENDDVLKQFKENAFARAKEFDLKKILPKYVEYYEQVIAESHQLKNA, encoded by the coding sequence ATGAAAATAGGGATTGTATGTTACCCCACCTTTGGCGGTAGCGGCGTTGTCGCAACGGAACTGGGTAAGGCTCTTGCTGGTGAAGGACATCAGGTACATTTTATTACATACAGTCAGCCAGCGCGGCTAGACTTTTTTTCAGCAAATCTTTTTTACCACGAAGTTTCGGTCCGCGATTATCCGCTGTTCGATTACGCACCCTATGAGTCGGCCCTGGCTAGTAAGCTGGTCGACGTGGTCCGCTTCGAGAACCTGGACATTTTGCACGTGCATTACGCCATCCCTCATGCTTCGGCGGCTTTTATGGCCAAGCAGATCCTGGAAACGTATGGCATCAACATCCCGATCGTGACCACCCTGCATGGTACCGACATTACCCTTGTGGGCAAAGATCCTACCTATAAGCCGGTGGTGACCTTCTCGATCAACAAATCGGACGGTGTAACCGCCGTCTCGCAAAGTCTGAAAGACGATACGCACCAGCATTTCGAAATCAATACCGAAATCCGCGTCATCCACAACTTCATCGATTTTTCCAGGTTCAGCTTAAAGCCAAAGGACCATTTCAAAAAGGCTATCGCGCCAAATAATGAACGCATACTCATCCATACCTCCAATTTCAGGAAGGTAAAGCGTACGGCGGATGTGATACGTATGTTTGAGAAGATACTGGCTAAAGTTCCCTCTAAATTGCTTATGGTGGGCGACGGACCGGAACGCGCATATGATGAACAGCTTTGCCGCAGCCTGAACATTGGCGAACACGTGCGTTTTCTGGGTAAACAGGATGCTATAGAAGAGATTTTATCCGTGTCGGATCTTTTCCTGATGCCTTCTGAATCTGAGAGCTTTGGTTTGGCAGCACTCGAAGCACTGGCCTGTAAGGTTCCAGCCATTACCTCGAATGCAGGTGGTTTACCCGAACTCAATATTGACGGTTACTGCGGCTATATGAGCAGCGTGGGCGATGTAGATGATATGGCCGCGAAAGCCATTAGTATACTTGAAAACGACGATGTGCTAAAACAGTTTAAAGAAAATGCTTTTGCCAGGGCCAAGGAGTTTGACCTGAAAAAGATACTTCCGAAATACGTAGAATATTACGAGCAGGTGATTGCCGAATCACATCAGTTGAAAAACGCTTAG
- the tilS gene encoding tRNA lysidine(34) synthetase TilS codes for MLPHQDFKQYISSEALFSPRERILLAVSGGKDSVLMTHLFKHAGFNFGIAHCNFNLRSDESQRDEHFVRMLAATLEVPFFVTQFSTKAYAADHKISTQMAARSLRYQWFEELRQAEGYDYVALAHHQDDAMETVLLNLTRGTGIAGLHGIQAKRDRLIRPMLFLSRAEIDNIIEDEDIAYVEDSSNQADNYARNRIRHQVIPVLKSINPKLEHTFQQNMRRFAETEEVLQRVLEVFKKEIFVYSGAQVSMSLDKIADLKPKQLLLFELLRPYGFTESVVADLINSLNHPHTGASFYGAGYVLVVDRNRLILEPMPSAKPTVTFIHAHDTEVSYLERVISMQTYPYGCIERDENAASVDAGKLIYPLVLRSWQQGDRFKPLGLTGFKKLSDFFISQKIPLTQKASVPLLVNGNGEIIWVAGYRQDDRFKVVAHTRQTIVFRLND; via the coding sequence ATGTTACCCCACCAGGATTTTAAACAATACATCAGTTCTGAAGCACTTTTTTCGCCCCGGGAGCGCATACTGCTCGCCGTAAGCGGAGGCAAGGATTCCGTACTGATGACCCATCTGTTTAAACATGCTGGTTTCAACTTCGGTATAGCGCATTGCAACTTTAACCTGCGGTCCGACGAGTCGCAGCGCGACGAGCATTTCGTCAGGATGCTTGCCGCTACCCTGGAAGTTCCGTTCTTTGTAACGCAGTTCTCTACGAAAGCGTATGCAGCCGACCATAAAATATCTACCCAGATGGCCGCGCGATCGCTTCGCTATCAATGGTTTGAAGAACTCAGGCAGGCGGAAGGGTACGACTATGTAGCACTTGCGCATCATCAGGACGATGCCATGGAAACCGTTTTGCTTAACCTGACGCGAGGCACCGGCATTGCCGGTCTGCACGGGATCCAGGCAAAGCGGGACCGGCTGATCCGGCCCATGCTGTTCTTAAGCCGGGCGGAGATCGACAATATTATAGAGGACGAGGACATTGCCTATGTGGAGGATAGCTCAAATCAGGCCGACAACTACGCAAGGAACCGCATCAGGCATCAGGTTATTCCGGTATTAAAATCCATCAATCCCAAGCTGGAGCATACCTTCCAGCAAAACATGAGGCGTTTTGCAGAAACAGAGGAGGTTTTGCAACGGGTGCTAGAGGTCTTTAAAAAAGAGATCTTTGTATACTCCGGTGCGCAGGTGAGTATGTCGCTCGATAAGATCGCCGATTTGAAGCCCAAGCAGCTGCTGTTGTTTGAGCTACTCCGGCCCTATGGCTTCACGGAAAGTGTAGTGGCCGACCTGATCAATTCCCTAAATCATCCGCATACCGGCGCGTCTTTTTATGGGGCAGGTTATGTGCTGGTGGTCGACCGCAACCGCCTGATCCTGGAGCCGATGCCTTCTGCAAAACCAACGGTTACCTTTATTCACGCGCATGACACGGAGGTGAGTTATCTCGAGCGGGTGATCAGCATGCAGACCTATCCATATGGATGCATTGAGCGTGATGAAAACGCTGCTTCGGTTGACGCGGGAAAGCTGATCTATCCATTGGTGCTGCGCAGCTGGCAGCAGGGCGATCGGTTCAAACCACTTGGCTTAACGGGTTTTAAAAAGCTGAGTGACTTTTTTATTTCCCAAAAAATTCCACTCACGCAAAAGGCGAGCGTGCCGCTGCTTGTAAATGGCAATGGAGAGATCATCTGGGTGGCGGGCTACAGGCAGGACGACCGTTTTAAGGTGGTGGCCCATACGCGTCAGACCATCGTATTCAGGCTTAATGATTAG
- a CDS encoding OstA-like protein, which produces MLAQQKTKIILQFSERGTTDNDITYLRKPVFRHVNATLSCDSAVFYPERNVFEAYRNVHIVQGDTINIYSDYLTYDGNTKNAHLTDNVRMVDKESVLTTNILDYNLGTKIGTYVNGGKIVNKDVTLTSTNGYYFSNSRDAYFRYNVVVVTPKARITSDTLRYNTATNWTYFYGPTNIKGKDDNLYTENGAYNTKTEYAYFGKRNLYTNAAKSLKGDSLYYDGIKGYGKAVRNIVFQDTSDKTVLYGQLGYYYKADERAVVTRNAYVGMGTKDSIALNKKMVPDTIWLGADTLETQKVRQGTLKLLSFPVLKKDNELGEAGSDEERETPPKRKAPASPKSKPLPQAQKPKALPKPNSRAARRQAAKNKEKVPLAVPDSVTRDSLAKDSVLKVTKLRDSVAADSLLKLRGPDSLKKDSLTKDSVTAKGGALKVGALKLPKDSVVNPADTILTRTIKAYSNVRVYKSNMQAVADSLFYASADSTLRWFGKPILWSQGSQQAGDTLYLRLKNNKLNTLQVLENAFLVNVNADSAKHNQIKGKLITAFFNDGELRNMFVDGNAESVYYSRNKDSVYTDMSQTVSARIKILFKNKEIQDLLTIKDAEGLSMPVKEMKEDIFLTGFIWKPELRPLSKQEVIRGKSKTAAKPAAKKAAPPKPKPGGENAPSEKAAPAKPPLKKQ; this is translated from the coding sequence ATGCTTGCGCAGCAGAAAACAAAGATCATCTTACAGTTTTCTGAGCGTGGCACCACCGATAATGACATCACATATTTGCGCAAGCCGGTTTTCCGCCATGTAAACGCTACCCTAAGCTGCGACAGCGCAGTATTTTACCCTGAGCGCAACGTGTTTGAGGCCTACCGCAACGTGCACATTGTACAGGGCGACACGATCAACATCTATTCGGATTACCTGACCTATGACGGCAATACGAAAAATGCCCACCTGACCGATAATGTGCGGATGGTAGACAAGGAGTCGGTGCTTACAACAAACATTCTGGATTATAACCTCGGCACCAAAATCGGCACGTACGTTAATGGCGGCAAAATCGTCAATAAAGACGTAACGCTAACCAGTACCAACGGCTACTATTTTTCAAACAGCAGGGATGCTTATTTCCGGTATAATGTGGTGGTTGTGACGCCCAAGGCCCGCATCACCTCGGATACCCTGCGGTACAATACAGCGACCAACTGGACTTATTTTTACGGCCCTACAAACATCAAAGGCAAAGACGATAATCTATATACCGAAAACGGCGCTTACAACACGAAGACAGAGTATGCCTACTTTGGCAAACGAAACTTGTACACCAATGCGGCAAAGTCACTGAAAGGTGATAGTTTGTACTACGACGGCATTAAGGGCTATGGCAAGGCGGTGAGGAATATCGTGTTTCAGGATACGAGCGACAAGACCGTATTGTATGGTCAGCTGGGCTATTACTATAAGGCCGATGAACGCGCGGTGGTGACACGTAACGCCTATGTAGGCATGGGCACCAAGGATTCTATAGCGCTTAATAAAAAGATGGTGCCGGATACCATCTGGCTGGGTGCGGATACGCTGGAGACTCAAAAAGTGAGACAGGGAACGCTGAAGTTATTGTCTTTTCCTGTGCTGAAAAAAGACAATGAACTGGGCGAGGCGGGCAGCGATGAGGAACGCGAGACCCCGCCTAAACGCAAAGCACCGGCCAGTCCTAAGAGCAAACCACTCCCCCAGGCACAAAAACCTAAGGCCCTGCCCAAGCCCAATAGTCGCGCCGCACGCAGGCAGGCCGCAAAGAATAAAGAAAAGGTGCCACTGGCGGTGCCCGACAGTGTGACGAGGGATAGTTTAGCCAAAGACAGCGTGCTGAAAGTCACGAAGCTGAGGGACAGTGTTGCAGCCGATAGCCTGCTGAAGTTAAGAGGTCCGGACAGTCTGAAAAAGGATAGCCTTACGAAAGACAGCGTGACGGCCAAAGGTGGTGCTTTAAAGGTGGGTGCCCTGAAGCTTCCTAAAGATTCGGTGGTGAACCCGGCAGATACCATTCTGACGCGAACTATTAAAGCCTACAGCAATGTGAGGGTATATAAATCGAACATGCAGGCCGTGGCCGACTCCTTGTTCTACGCAAGCGCCGACTCTACCCTGCGCTGGTTCGGAAAGCCCATACTATGGTCGCAAGGCTCTCAGCAGGCGGGCGACACGCTGTATCTGCGGCTGAAGAACAACAAGCTGAATACCCTGCAGGTCTTGGAAAACGCTTTCCTGGTAAATGTCAACGCCGATTCGGCCAAACACAATCAGATCAAGGGCAAACTGATCACCGCATTCTTCAACGACGGGGAGCTGCGCAATATGTTTGTGGACGGTAATGCCGAAAGCGTGTATTACAGCCGGAATAAGGACAGTGTGTATACCGACATGAGTCAGACCGTGAGTGCCCGCATCAAGATATTGTTCAAGAACAAGGAAATCCAGGATCTGCTCACCATCAAGGACGCCGAAGGCCTGAGTATGCCGGTTAAGGAGATGAAGGAGGACATTTTTCTCACGGGATTTATATGGAAGCCTGAACTCAGGCCGCTATCCAAACAGGAGGTCATAAGGGGCAAATCGAAAACTGCTGCAAAACCGGCCGCAAAGAAAGCAGCGCCTCCCAAACCTAAACCGGGCGGAGAAAATGCTCCATCGGAAAAAGCTGCTCCGGCTAAGCCCCCTTTAAAAAAGCAATAA
- a CDS encoding AAA family ATPase, which produces MQFENDIKAVDALHQAYRDIKSEIGKVVIGQDEVIKSVIISIFSNGHCLLVGVPGLAKTLLVQTVANVMDLAFNRIQFTPDLMPSDIIGAEILGEDRTFKFMPGPVFSNIILADEVNRTPPKTQAALLEAMQEKAVTAAGIRHPLPNPFFVLATQNPIEQEGTYPLPEAQLDRFMFNVHLTYPEYADELQIVKNTTVNRETALKKVITAAQIQYFQKLVRNIPVTDNVVEYAVKLVSKTRPNTAMATAEVNQYVGWGAGPRASQFLVIGAKCHAAVSGKYSPDIEDVQAVAEPILRHRIVRNYRAEAEGLSVEQLIRNLY; this is translated from the coding sequence ATGCAGTTTGAAAACGACATAAAGGCGGTAGACGCGCTGCACCAGGCTTACCGGGACATCAAAAGTGAGATCGGAAAGGTCGTTATAGGCCAGGACGAGGTGATCAAGTCGGTGATTATCTCCATATTCAGCAACGGGCACTGCCTGCTGGTTGGCGTCCCGGGACTTGCCAAAACCTTACTTGTGCAGACGGTCGCAAATGTGATGGACCTGGCGTTCAACCGTATTCAGTTTACGCCTGACCTGATGCCCAGTGATATTATTGGTGCAGAGATTCTCGGCGAAGACCGCACGTTTAAGTTTATGCCAGGACCTGTATTTTCAAACATCATACTGGCCGACGAGGTTAACCGTACACCTCCTAAAACCCAGGCCGCCCTGCTGGAAGCCATGCAGGAGAAAGCAGTTACCGCCGCAGGCATTCGCCATCCGCTTCCGAATCCTTTTTTTGTTCTCGCTACGCAGAATCCTATAGAACAGGAAGGGACCTATCCCCTGCCTGAGGCTCAGCTGGATCGCTTTATGTTCAATGTTCATCTGACTTATCCCGAATATGCCGATGAACTCCAGATCGTGAAGAACACGACGGTAAACCGGGAGACAGCACTGAAAAAGGTCATTACGGCAGCACAGATCCAGTATTTTCAAAAGCTGGTCAGGAATATTCCGGTGACCGACAATGTAGTTGAATATGCGGTAAAGCTGGTAAGCAAAACCCGGCCCAACACGGCCATGGCCACCGCAGAAGTAAACCAGTATGTAGGCTGGGGCGCCGGACCACGTGCATCGCAGTTTTTGGTGATCGGAGCTAAATGTCATGCTGCGGTATCTGGAAAATATTCGCCCGATATTGAAGATGTACAGGCTGTGGCCGAGCCTATCCTCAGACATCGTATTGTAAGGAACTACCGCGCAGAAGCTGAAGGCCTCTCGGTAGAACAACTTATCAGAAATCTTTACTAG
- a CDS encoding lactonase family protein produces MKTGLVLIAIIITSMQGYSQKKGFTLLTGTYTNTGKSEGIYIFEFDPETGEAVQKGVAKGVDNPSYLTLSRDNRFVYAVNETGETSAASAFSYNRSLQQLNFLNKLPTEGADPCYVISDGRHVITANYTGGSMSVFEIAADGSLGKLKQRIQHEGSSVNQERQESSHVHMVQFTPDGKYVVVNDLGTDKVYLYQYNPVDTGLVLTAHQSLSITPGAGPRHLVFNAGGDYAYLIHELDGGITVLSYANGILKPLQEVNMNGDNFLGENGGADIHLSPDGRFLYASNRGSENKIAIFAVGEGGRLTKRKLVSTMGKEPRNFTLDPTGKYLLVANQQSDMVVVFERDAKSGDLKDTGKRIAVGAPSCVLFTGD; encoded by the coding sequence ATGAAAACCGGCCTTGTTCTTATTGCGATAATCATCACGAGTATGCAAGGTTACAGTCAGAAGAAAGGTTTTACCCTGTTGACGGGTACCTATACCAATACAGGTAAGAGTGAAGGGATCTATATTTTTGAATTCGATCCTGAGACCGGTGAAGCTGTGCAAAAGGGCGTAGCTAAAGGTGTTGATAACCCGAGCTACCTTACTTTGAGCCGGGATAACAGGTTTGTGTATGCCGTAAATGAAACCGGGGAAACCAGCGCCGCGAGTGCTTTTTCCTATAACCGGAGCCTGCAGCAGCTTAACTTTCTGAACAAGCTGCCTACGGAAGGGGCCGACCCTTGTTATGTGATTTCGGACGGCAGGCATGTGATTACTGCAAATTATACCGGCGGCAGTATGTCTGTATTTGAAATTGCGGCCGATGGCAGCCTGGGCAAGCTCAAGCAGCGGATACAGCATGAAGGCAGCAGCGTTAACCAGGAACGGCAGGAAAGCAGCCACGTACACATGGTGCAGTTTACGCCCGATGGTAAATATGTGGTGGTGAATGATCTGGGTACCGACAAAGTATACCTTTATCAGTATAACCCGGTAGATACAGGTCTGGTGCTTACCGCTCACCAAAGCCTTTCTATTACGCCGGGCGCAGGCCCGCGCCACCTTGTATTTAATGCCGGAGGCGATTATGCCTACCTCATACATGAACTTGACGGCGGCATTACGGTACTGTCTTACGCAAATGGAATTTTGAAGCCTCTGCAGGAAGTAAACATGAACGGCGACAACTTCCTGGGTGAGAACGGCGGTGCGGATATTCACCTTTCTCCCGACGGGCGCTTTCTGTACGCGAGTAACCGGGGTTCTGAAAATAAAATTGCCATCTTTGCAGTAGGCGAAGGCGGCCGGCTGACCAAAAGGAAACTGGTAAGCACTATGGGTAAAGAGCCCAGGAATTTTACGCTTGACCCTACCGGCAAATACCTGCTCGTGGCCAACCAGCAGAGCGATATGGTTGTCGTGTTCGAAAGAGATGCAAAGAGCGGCGACCTTAAGGACACGGGCAAGCGTATCGCTGTGGGCGCACCTTCATGCGTGCTGTTTACAGGCGATTAA
- a CDS encoding pseudouridine synthase, with protein MVNNNKRNSRDDKSKAGSRSAEGRRAEGKRTEGRAPSRKFEDKPGRKFEDKPARKFEDKPGRKFEDKPAGKFGDRKTEGPKFADSRPFRKRETASGNPRSFSRDQQERGPRENRPERSERRDFRKPYGGHDKGERIDNGPNLRGRKNVAAKDDGLIRLNRYIANSGICSRRKADELITAGVISVNGDVVSELGFKVDPRKDVVKYNGELLKREKKVYVLLNKPKDYITTTDDPQERRTVMHLVEKASRERIYPVGRLDRNTTGLLLMTNDGELADKLSHPKNGITKIYHVELNRNLSQGDMNKIQFGLELEDGFIKPDSVSYVTGASKKEIGIQIHSGKNRIVRRIFEHLGYDVVKLDRVVYGNLTKKDLPRGKWRFLEEHELIQIKHLIK; from the coding sequence ATGGTAAATAACAACAAAAGGAACAGTCGGGATGACAAGTCCAAAGCGGGAAGCCGCAGTGCTGAAGGAAGAAGAGCAGAGGGAAAACGTACAGAAGGCAGAGCGCCTTCAAGAAAATTTGAAGATAAACCAGGCCGGAAATTCGAAGATAAACCGGCCAGGAAGTTTGAAGATAAGCCAGGCAGAAAGTTTGAAGATAAACCCGCCGGAAAATTCGGAGACAGGAAAACAGAAGGCCCTAAGTTTGCAGACAGCCGTCCGTTCAGGAAAAGGGAAACGGCATCAGGAAATCCAAGATCATTTTCGAGAGACCAGCAGGAAAGAGGTCCGCGTGAGAACCGCCCTGAGCGCTCAGAACGCCGTGATTTCAGAAAACCTTACGGCGGCCATGATAAAGGTGAGCGCATAGACAACGGACCTAACCTGCGGGGCCGGAAGAATGTTGCCGCGAAAGACGATGGGTTGATCCGCCTGAACAGGTACATCGCCAATTCCGGTATTTGCTCGCGCCGTAAGGCCGATGAACTGATTACCGCGGGAGTCATTTCGGTAAATGGCGACGTAGTATCAGAGCTTGGCTTTAAGGTAGACCCGAGAAAAGACGTTGTAAAGTACAACGGCGAATTGCTGAAACGCGAAAAAAAGGTTTATGTATTGCTCAACAAACCTAAAGATTATATTACCACTACCGACGATCCGCAGGAGCGCCGTACCGTGATGCACCTCGTGGAAAAGGCAAGCCGGGAGCGGATTTACCCGGTTGGGCGCCTCGACCGCAATACCACAGGGCTTTTGCTGATGACGAACGATGGTGAACTGGCAGACAAGCTTTCGCATCCTAAAAACGGCATTACGAAAATCTATCATGTAGAACTAAACCGTAACCTTTCGCAGGGCGATATGAATAAGATTCAGTTCGGACTGGAGCTGGAGGACGGCTTCATTAAACCTGACTCGGTATCATATGTAACCGGTGCATCGAAAAAGGAAATCGGCATACAGATACATAGTGGCAAAAACCGCATTGTACGCCGGATTTTTGAGCATCTTGGTTACGATGTGGTAAAACTCGACCGTGTGGTTTACGGTAACCTGACGAAGAAAGATCTGCCGAGGGGCAAATGGCGCTTCCTGGAAGAGCATGAACTGATCCAGATTAAACACCTGATAAAATAA